In Ischnura elegans chromosome 6, ioIscEleg1.1, whole genome shotgun sequence, one genomic interval encodes:
- the LOC124161485 gene encoding protein ALP1-like — MDYEWEMYRRRVGIVALLMEGREGRRVRRWQVHPVCRERSRQGDYCNLIREMRLGDEVKYLNFLRMRPWMFQRLLEKVGPLLQKAVLRRDYLSPPHRLALTLRYLASGDSMTSIHYSFRVGLSTVSSIIRETCSALWEVCRGDFLAPTEENWRRLAHDFEERWKFPHCIGAIDGKHVVIQAFENSGSEYYNYKGQHSLVLLGVCDAQNKFTVVDIGAQGRHSDGGIFANSIMGWNFQAGQMNLPPPDKFHQNYEECPYFMVGDEAFGLTEYLLRPYPGRNRGRLTYEQQVFNYRLSLARKTIECTFGMLAQRWRILRKPIIAAEETVDGIVKAAVVLHNFLRDLEEERGERNYLAVGDEDGEGMPDVANAGIGNHTRRAARVRDIMKSYFCNEGAVPWQPQ; from the exons ATGGATTATGAATGGGAGATGTATCGTAGGCGCGTGGGAATTGTAGCGTTGCTGATGGAGGGACGggaaggcaggagggtgaggcgATGGCAGGTGCACCCTGTGTGTCGGGAGCGGTCGCGCCAGGGAGACTATTGTAACCTCATTCGAGAGATGAGATTGGGTGACGAGGTGAAATATCTCAACTTCCTGCGAATGCGACCGTGGATGTTCCAGCGGTTGCTGGAGAAGGTGGGGCCTTTGCTGCAGAAAGCAGTACTCAGGAGGGATTACCTTTCTCCTCCCCATCGCTTGGCTCTCACATTGAG GTACCTTGCATCAGGGGACTCAATGACGTCCATTCACTACAGTTTCCGTGTTGGGCTGTCCACGGTGTCAAGCATTATTAGGGAGACCTGTTCGGCTTTATGGGAAGTCTGCAGAGGGGATTTCTTAGCTCCAACAGAGGAGAATTGGAGGAGATTGGCCCATGACTTTGAGGAGAGGTGGAAGTTTCCCCACTGCATTGGGGCTATAGATGGGAAGCATGTCGTCATTCAA GCTTTCGAAAACTCAGGATCTGAGTATTATAACTATAAAGGCCAGCACAGCCTAGTGCTCCTGGGAGTTTGTGATGCCCAAAATAAATTCACTGTAGTGGACATAGGGGCACAAGGCCGCCACAGTGATGGAGGCATCTTCGCTAACTCCATTATGGGGTGGAATTTTCAGGCGGGACAAATGAATCTGCCGCCTCCAGATAAATTCCACCAAAATTATGAGGAATGCCCATATTTTATGGTGGGTGATGAGGCGTTCGGCTTGACCGAGTACTTGTTAAGGCCTTATCCGGGCAGAAATAGGGGACGATTGACGTACGAGCAGCAGGTTTTTAATTATCG GCTGTCATTGGCGAGGAAAACCATAGAGTGTACCTTCGGTATGCTGGCGCAAAGGTGGAGGATACTTAGGAAGCCAATAATAGCAGCGGAAGAGACAGTGGACGGTATTGTGAAGGCTGCAGTAGTACTACATAATTTCCTAAGGGATTTAGAAGAGGAAAGGGGCGAGAGAAACTATCTAGCTGTGGGCGATGAAGATGGGGAGGGAATGCCAGATGTGGCAAACGCAGGGATAGGGAATCATACCAGGAGGGCGGCAAGGGTTAGGGATATTATgaaaagttacttttgtaatgaaggTGCAGTACCTTGGCAACCGCAATAA
- the LOC124161484 gene encoding uncharacterized protein LOC124161484, whose product MNENSLLVLLAGPSTSSSGETIEDDCLIEALIMEVQQRPPLFDIRLPLKERTPERKAMLWREVYLALDGKIPEAELPSKFKSLRDRYVREKNVHPPSGSGALKRKKWVHFDSLTYLNSCIKYKKTSCSLDEGNGARFTPTVGSGAVPLSSPSPKSSQRGEFTERILQELRDTKPKENDGIHHFCMAVADLLRQKKREDLVALQIQILEILK is encoded by the exons ATGAATGAAAACAGCCTCCTTGTATTACTTGCAGGGCCCTCAACAAGCAGCAGTGGGGAGACTATTG agGACGACTGCCTCATTGAGGCCCTCATTATGGAGGTGCAGCAGCGACCACCACTATTCGACATTCGCCTTCCTCTCAAAGAGAGGACTCCTGAGAGGAAGGCAATGTTGTGGAGGGAGGTATACTTGGCCTTAGATG gaaaaatcccggaggcaGAGCTCCCCTCAAAATTCAAAAGCCTGAGGGACAGGTATGTCAGGGAGAAGAATGTGCACCCACCCAGTGGATCAGGGGCACTGAAGAGGAAGAAGTGGGTGCACTTCGACTCTCTGACATACCTTAACAgttgtataaaatacaaaaa GACATCATGCAGCCTGGATGAGGGGAATGGAGCACGTTTCACTCCAACTGTTGGCTCGGGAGCAGTTCCTTTATCATCCCCATCCCCCAAGTCTT CTCAACGAGGAGAATTCACTGAGAGGATTCTGCAGGAGTTGAGGGACACAAAGCCCAAAGAAAATGACGGTATCCACCACTTCTGCATGGCAGTGGCAGATCTGCTGCGGCAAAAGAAGAGGGAGGACTTGGTGGCCCTACAAATTCAGATTTTagaaattctgaaataa